Genomic segment of Labrus mixtus chromosome 1, fLabMix1.1, whole genome shotgun sequence:
AACAGAGAGGACGCCGCTCAGGACGCCGTTACGTTAAACCTGTTACACGATAAGAAATGTCAGGGAACGATAGGTGCAAAGGCTCTGCAACAGATGAAACAACGTACATTAAGAAAACAGCGCAGCATATTTAGAAACGCAGAGAATTCATAAGCaagttagctagttagctaagtTAGCTAGTTAATGAAGTTAGCATCGCGGCGACCGCTACTGTTTTTCCGGCGTAGGCACGGGACTTCAGAATGCCGGGAGATGGAACTTGTCAGGTGGTGAAAGTGTCATCAGCTATTTTCAGACTGCAAATGTGACTCAACTAAGCTCAGCCGCCATCTCGTCTTTGAACATCCATCACAAAAAACGTCACAGAGGCGTAAATATCGCGGCTTGAAACGGCGGTCTGAACAGGGCTATGGTTTGATGACAGGGAGGAGTAAATGCTAATCTGTAGCCAAGAGATAAACAGAAAGTTCAACCTGGACTCTGACCGCGGGGACGGTGGGAAGGTTGTGGAGGCAGAGGGAGGTGCCGGAGCTCGTTAGCCACACAGCTAGCGCTAGCGCCAGGCATCCCGAGGGGGCTACAGCGACGGAACCCCTCCTCGGCTGTCTCTTACCCGGTGTCAGAATCCAGACTGGACTCgctttaaatctcttctttgctgtgaaTTCATTCAGCTGTGCAACTTTCCCACCTAGCCTGGATCCTCTCTTACTCTCTAATGAAAATAAACTTCCCACTtagagcgccccctgcaggcctgGAGGCTGACTTTGTACTTCTAATCGAGAATGATGTgtgataaaaagttgaagtcGTTTACTTGCATTCATCACTACCGTTTTTCTTCTCGTGCACTGAttcgcttagctgaacagccaatcagagtgaatCAACATGTCGATTCAGTGAAAAAAATAGCAGACGGGGGCCGATGGGTAGCGACAGAACTGGACACagcgcaaaaactagggcgacaaTTGCTCACCTTGACGGCCGGCGAACTCCTTGGTGTGTCTGGACCTTTACTCGCTCATGTAAATAAGCCCCTtagagcgccccctacaggcctggaggcTGAATTTGCAGCATTTCTCCCTTTACAGCTGTTTCTGAATATGCATGTTTTTGATGttaattcatttgtttcttgcttttgcagcacgtttgtttaatttgcagcaAGTTTCATCTGTtgcatttggtttttttttaattgcagcatttgagtgtttttctgaATGTACGTCGTTTCAGCGGTTGCCGAGCCTTTGCACCTACAGGCCACCGTAGAAAGGCAGGAAGTTGaagctaaaagaaaatgtgattggAAGTTTTCCTtgacatcactttttattttctgttggtGATTTCAAGGAGTCAAACGTTTCTTATATTTATTCCACCaaacagtgatgatgtcattcatGGACCGGAGGTTAAGATATGGAGTCCTTGGTTTAGTGTCATATCACTGATTTGGTACGATGGTGTGACGATGGTGTGACCATCATCACACTTAGTCGTGTTTGCACAGTTGTTAGCAGCTGTCACAGGCCGCTCATTTGTGGTTGATGATTATAGTGATTGTCATTCATTACGTATCCCAgtgcagggaaaaaaagagtttgtcATTTAAAGTGTCCTCGTGTCCTCATGTGGACTCCTCAGTGAACCACGTCAGCACACCGGCTTTATTCTCCGTCACCCATTTGATGTTGGCGGTGGTCTTCTCGATCGCCTGCTCCACGGccaaggaggcggagccaaaacCAACATGGACGTTGTCTTCTTTGAACTTCTTCAGCtggcgagagagagacacaaaaagcagaagcagaatgagtgactttctttctttctttctttctttctttgtgtctgaATCTCCTCGGGGAGTCGCGGCGTGAAATACCTCCTGCAGCTCAAAGTCTGTCGAGAACCGTCTTGTGATTCCGTTGATGAGACCAGCGAAGGAAAACGATCCTCTTCCGTacctaaaagaaaaaacttaAGTCGATGAAAATGATCTTttcatctgattggctgaacaCTTTAGCGCTgttaatgtaaatgtatgtttAGAAGTTGAGCTCTTACTGCTGGAAAATGTAGCTCCATTTAGCTCTGACGAAGCTCCAGGCCAGCGGCATCCCCACAACGTTTCGAGCGATGTACTGGATGGTGGAGGTGGCGTCCTGCTTGCGGATCTTTGACGGGTCCAGAGTGTACTCCAGATACCTGAATCAAGGTCAAATATTCTGTTCATGAACAATTGAAGCTGCAACTGCaaactttaatattttatcCAAAATACCGGTGAAACCTGAAAGCACCACATGAAGTTTGGTATATTTTCAGATCTAAAAAATTTCAGTTGGGTCAGTATTATATCTTTTTCATCAGTCAGACCTGCTGTTTTGATTGTATACCTTGATATTTAAACGGGTTCTTCCTAACCCCATACTGGACTCAGCTTTCTACAAAGTTTCATGAAAATACGGCCGCTAGTTTTTCTGTAATCCTGCagacaatcaatcaaacaaagcTCCTTAAAGCTGCTCCCACATATCTGGATGGCACAGACACATACCTGTTCAACAGCCAAGGTGCTTTTGTGCAGGCCATGGCTGACCGTAGCCTGGCGGCTTCCGATGCCAGAGTGGCGTTCTTGAACATCTTCCAGGCAAAGTCCCATTCTTCCACTCCTCCGAACGCGATGGCACTGCAGTAAACTGTGCTCTTCAAGTTGGGATGGATGCTGGTCGACACACAGCAGATCAGAGCgtgaaaaccaaacacacagcGTCACTCCTCTCATgcaaaggtttaaaaatgtctAGTTACTGCAAACAATGGCGTGGtagtttaaagtatttattgtcttctaacaccgtgtcctaacagcagaGAGCGCTGGATATCGTGTCGCATCGCGCAGGCTCGCTGTTcacactgcatccgttaaatatttcattctctgctctctgagttTCAGTATCCCCTTTTAAACATTATaacatgtggtgcttttattttgaaagtggacaaactgcagtgtgatgcttttattttgaaggtggacaaactgaattgtggtgcttttattttgaaggtggacaaacagaagtgtggggcttttattttgaaggtgggcaaactgaagtgtggtgcttttattttgaaggtggcagactgaagtgtggtgcttttatttttgaaggtggacaaacagaagtgtggtgcttttattttgaaggtggacaaacaaaagtgtggtgcttttattttgaaggtgggcaaactgaagtgtggtgcttttattttgaaggtggcagactgaagtgtggtgcttttattttgaaggtggacaaacaaaagtgtggtgcttttatttttgaaaaaggtcaaaggtcaacatttcagtcatgatgtggatattatctatgcaccactatctccacctccttcctccttcctccttcctccttcctcctacCTCTACAGAAAGGAAAATGGAAACAGGCCGTCTGGCTCCAATCGGCGCTCTGCCTCTTGTCGCTCGCGATCATTTAGGACGCTCCAATaggaaacatttgaatcatGTTTAATTTGACGCTGACGCTTCCATATGTctcatgctgttaggacacgctgTAATGCTCCGTTACTCACGGGTTGTGTTGTGGATTCTCCATCCACTGTCGGTACCAGCCTTTAATCAGCTCTCTGCAGCCCGCCACGTTTGTACTGCACGCTATTCCGATGGCGTTTATCTGATTATACCTGAAGAACACGGGGCGGTTTGAGAAAGCTGGTTATAAGATAATTgcattttattcactttttgcCTCGTCGGGTGTGAAACGTCTTACTGGTCGGTGTGTCCTGCAGGAACTCTGGTCCAGTTGTTGGTGATTTCCTTGAAGTGCTCGAAAAGCGGTTGGATTTGTTTCTTGAGGTACGCCTGAAAGTGAAATATATCTGCCATCACCTGCATGCCCGCTCATTGTACACATCACGTATCGCAGTAGAGGACGTGTGAGTATGAACCTGCAACGCTCCGTAAACCTCGGTGCGGTCAAACATGAGGATGTAGTAGTCGAGGTTCCTCAGAGCCGACTCCCAGGGGATGTAGTCTCTCTCCCTGGACAGGTATGTGGTCGTTCTCAGGGCGAGTGTGGTGTTGATTATTTTGGCTCTACACAGAGAGGACACATCTTTTAGGATTCTTTGCAGACATGAATGAACGACGTCTGAAGTCctttaaacatgttgttgtttttaccttGCTAGGTTGAATGCGTCGTCTATGATCTGAGCTCTGTTGATGACTGATAAAGcctgaaagaaataaaacaaacacaaacatgtttacacacaaacaaccaaAGCCGAGTGTTGAAGCaaaaaccccccaatgatgagaaaagtccatcctctccgtcttctacctgctccacttttcagaaaatgtgtgctcaaacaggccgtttggagattttcccttcatgacatcacaaagggcagtagcccctcccccaggtgggtgacactcccacagctaggtgtttgttctgtcctctgagtctgccttctcaccacaCAAACACGCCCTCAGTCCTGtagtataaaaaaacatctggaggTCGTGGTAGTCCTGTATGCTCAgatccatcagtattaactcatcacattcacacgccgccgccgacgaagcagtgggagaaaCTTAAGTTAAGTGTTAAGTGTCTTACTCAAGTACACATCGTGCATGAGGCTGCAGGAggtggggattgaaccctcgaccttctgatTGAGACgaacgactctaccactgagccacagcaagCCCTAACCCCACTGCGGCGTAAAATCCTGGCTGACATTCTCTCATGTCAGGTAGTTTTGGTTCTTCCTGTTATTGCTTGTTATTGgaggcgtggtcagacacagctcatttacatatttaaaggtacagacacagaaacagcctgttctgagcagggctgaaatagaggggtttatagacatgatcaaatacagaatcagagtggattcagaaCAGGTGAATACTCTGTGACTCACCTGGTGATCGGTgttgagcagagagagaagacgaTCCCAGTTCTGGAGGTCGTAGTTCACCCTGAAGAACCCGGAAACGTTGGTGTTCAACAGAACCCAGTCCCCTCCTGAAACGCTCATCTCACCGTGGGTGTCTGACAggaaagcattttttaaaacgTTGAGCACAGTTCACAGTGAATGATGATCTTATATAGAAGGTCAGGAGTGTACCTGTGTCTTTAAGGAGCCAGTACTGTTGTTGCTCCACACCTGTCTTCATCCATTTGATGGGGACAAACCACGTGTAACtgaagacagaaacaacatATTGGTGTTTTGTTTCACTAGTGTCATGGCTCTCAGGACAGCATCGTGtgacttaaaggtcccatattcttctttttctggttttatatgctctttagtgtgttttccaagtgtcctgtacatgtttagtcacatctatgtgcaaaattcaaagtctgcggaaacgcggcttctcctacgtcttcctgttagctgtagcattagctgcatgtaacgctcggttctagcccccctcgataaaaatttgtcagtgtgacgtcttgtcagtgtgagatcactgatctaagcccattggctcgttgtgacaagcccagcagctcatgttgcacgcccattaacttctgtagcacgcccacgatatgccgtagcctgcggtagcacagtagtgctaaggtgctaatgtttatgctcccctcggacggagccagtggctgcattcccaatatggtaaaagaggcgggacatttccgagacgcgtgctgagcaactgaccaataacgacagagcggatcggcagaccaatcagagcagacttggcccacatggggtctaacagtgtgggctcaacagagtgcagctgacggactcagagtgtagagggagcaaggaggagcagtacatgaaaacagacacttttttcagactttatctattgtgaacgtacaaaagtaggaacatagattaaatatacgaaccccaaaaagggcagaatatggactCTTTAATGAAAAAGTGAAGAGGCTGTCGTggattataattttttttctgcaaatgtgAAACACAAACGTCTTATTACGAGCAGCGTGTGATTCCAATAACATAACGTTTATGTTTGTGCTTCGGTCAGTGGTGATCGATCTATTGAGATGTATCTACATGAAGGTAAACATCTTCTTGGTTACTGACGGCAGGGAACTTACAGGTGAAGTAAAAGTGATCCCTACTTGAACTGAGAGGGCCGGTCCACCACAGAGTCCGGATCCAGCAGGAAGTGTTTCTGGGTGATGCGTCCCGTCCGGGTGTCGAGAGTGACCACGGGGAAGCCCATCTGCAGAGTCCAGCGGTTCATGATGTCGTGGACAGTGTGAGGAATGTGCAAACCTGGTGTGTTCTCAACAGCCTGATgaccaaaataaaaagacacactcacacagtgaagGACAAACTGTCAGGTGAAATCATGCACAACAACACGTGTGTGACTGTGAAGGTCATGAAGGTCATGAAGGTCACACACCTTCTGGAGATGGTCCCACAGGTCGGTGTACACTGTGTTGCTGAAGGCGAACGTGTTCAGGTAAGACTGAGAGGAGAAAGCATCAATCAACACTTTGCATTCACTGTCATCAAGATGTTAAAGCTGCAGGGGCAGATCCAGGAGGTGGCCAGGGTAttcttgaaatctgattggccgcaacaaaaaacatgaactatTTTTGGCTATACCTATTTCAGAGGTGGGGCTTTTCTATAATACATTAATATCAACTATTTGTACTGTTTGCCATAGattgtaaataaacatggacgaagtctgagtgacgtcgcccgtctgttcctgcagggggcgctggagtcccatcgatggcggtctccatgctgcaggatcagtcctcctgaaattatctggGAATTTTCAGGAGTTCAAATGTGAAAACGTCTCAAATCCAAAAAGTCTGCCTCTGCCTCTTAGGCGACgtgttttaaacacaacaagGCCTGTTATTAGTCAGAATCTGAATCATCAGAAAACactgcaaacaggaagtaaactgtCAGACTTACAGTAAAAGGATTTTCTGTTGAATAATCACCCACATGCCGAGTCAGTACAAATGCAGACATGCCCACAGCTGCAGAACTAATTAAGAGATGACAAACAGGTTAATACTCACACTGAGGCCTCTCGCAAACACAGACTCTGTGAGAAACTCGGACAGCATCCTGAGCACCGCCGCTCcctgaaaaagaacaaaagagttttgtttgtttgacttatAGAGGATTTCATCTTCTATCCAAAAGAAAGATGTTTTCATGAGACTGTAACACGACTCATCTCAGACTGATTTCTTGTATGTTTGCTCTAAATATATCTCTCTGTAGTTTGTAAATAAAACGAGGATGTACCAGGTAATACAGCCTGAAGGTGGACGACAATGAACTAAAAATGGTTGACATTGGCTGAGattacacacacaggtgttattttcttttcagaaaatgtgcgctcaaacaggccgtttggtgattttcccttcatgacatcacaaagggcagtaacccctcccccaggtgggtgacactcccacagtgTGGGTGTTTGTTTCTGCCCTCTGGACCCAGAAAGCCCGAGCCAatcgagcccttccagagagggggcgtggtcagacaaaGCTCATTTGCGTTTTAAATCACAAACCTGTgtttattaaaggggacatgttattaaaaaatccacttcagtgtttctgaacatatatctgtgtaacttgagagtctactgacccacaacatgtgaaataaaccatctagtcctttgtttgtggtctgcataagtcttacaacacagagaaaaactca
This window contains:
- the LOC132979073 gene encoding aminopeptidase N-like, with protein sequence MGKVYYISKNVGLGLLALAAVALVTILALSIAYDKEKAKNQGTSGDGTGDSTSMPPTTSSTPKEPWDRYRLPHSLVPESYDVTLWPRLTPDENGLYVFTGRSTVQFRCVKETDLIIIHSNKLNLTDFNGQLAKLTSLSEATAPAIQKSWLVPKTEYLVLQLQRTLAVGATYSLHTEFLGELADDLEGFYRSEYTEDGVKKVVATSQMQATYARKTFPCFDEPAMKAVFNVSIIHERDMVALSNGREIATEDAVVDGVPVRTTTFEPTRRMSTYLLAFIVCDFMSIQSTQNNNLLIRIWARRKAIDDGQGEYALNVTGPILQFYERYYNAAYPLSKSDQIALPDFNAGAMENWGLVTYRETALLYDPVMSSTGNKERVTTVIAHELAHMWFGNLVTVQWWNDLWLNEGFASYVEYLGADHAEPTWNIKDQIILYDVHKVFGMDALASSHPLTRREDEVNDPAQISEMFNTISYSKGAAVLRMLSEFLTESVFARGLSSYLNTFAFSNTVYTDLWDHLQKAVENTPGLHIPHTVHDIMNRWTLQMGFPVVTLDTRTGRITQKHFLLDPDSVVDRPSQFNYTWFVPIKWMKTGVEQQQYWLLKDTDTHGEMSVSGGDWVLLNTNVSGFFRVNYDLQNWDRLLSLLNTDHQALSVINRAQIIDDAFNLARAKIINTTLALRTTTYLSRERDYIPWESALRNLDYYILMFDRTEVYGALQAYLKKQIQPLFEHFKEITNNWTRVPAGHTDQYNQINAIGIACSTNVAGCRELIKGWYRQWMENPQHNPIHPNLKSTVYCSAIAFGGVEEWDFAWKMFKNATLASEAARLRSAMACTKAPWLLNRYLEYTLDPSKIRKQDATSTIQYIARNVVGMPLAWSFVRAKWSYIFQQYGRGSFSFAGLINGITRRFSTDFELQELKKFKEDNVHVGFGSASLAVEQAIEKTTANIKWVTENKAGVLTWFTEEST